A portion of the Sphingobacterium spiritivorum genome contains these proteins:
- a CDS encoding LytR/AlgR family response regulator transcription factor, translating to MITVVIIEDEAVIQKEIAYLVSAESDTRLTGSSDSVLSAVQLIELQQPDIILMDIQLRDGTAFDIIRLLKYNPQNIIFITAYDEFAIRAIKCGALDYLLKPIDHSEFKQAFERYRKRNTDIKSGKQLSLVQKLMENRQQIPEHIALPSLNQIRIITVQEIMYCRGDGPYTWFYLTNGEEQLASRPLKYYEELLQPPYFLRTHQSYLVNRRYVSGISNSENLVLKNNQHVPVSARRKKNILQQLFPQ from the coding sequence ATGATAACTGTAGTTATTATTGAAGACGAAGCTGTAATTCAAAAAGAAATAGCTTATCTGGTATCAGCTGAATCAGATACCAGGCTTACAGGAAGCAGTGATAGTGTATTATCTGCGGTACAGCTTATAGAGCTACAGCAACCGGATATTATTCTGATGGATATACAGTTGCGTGATGGTACAGCATTCGATATTATCAGATTATTAAAGTATAATCCTCAAAATATTATTTTCATTACAGCTTATGATGAGTTTGCGATCAGAGCAATCAAGTGCGGGGCACTGGATTATTTGCTTAAGCCCATCGATCACAGTGAATTCAAGCAAGCCTTTGAACGTTACCGCAAACGAAATACTGACATAAAGTCCGGAAAACAATTATCATTGGTGCAGAAATTAATGGAAAACCGGCAGCAAATTCCTGAACATATTGCTCTTCCGTCTTTGAATCAGATACGTATTATTACAGTACAGGAAATCATGTACTGTCGTGGAGATGGGCCATATACCTGGTTTTATCTTACTAACGGGGAAGAGCAATTAGCCTCCAGACCGCTTAAATATTACGAAGAACTCTTACAGCCCCCATACTTTCTGCGTACACACCAGTCGTATCTGGTTAACCGCAGATATGTTTCGGGAATTAGTAATTCGGAGAATCTTGTTTTAAAAAATAATCAGCATGTGCCTGTATCTGCCCGACGGAAAAAGAATATCTTGCAACAACTTTTTCCACAGTAA
- a CDS encoding DoxX family protein, which yields MKLLILLFTAFFIALLAAKFMYGFWDFVFAGNLGMSVFIIFTGLSHFRFQKGMAMMMPDYIPAKMFFVYFTGILEIAAGIGLMIPGLRALTAVLLIIFLIVVFIANVNSSKKMINIFKADYTGPGMNYLYAQRLPMQLILIGWTWYFGLYLK from the coding sequence ATGAAATTATTAATTCTTCTGTTTACTGCATTCTTTATCGCATTGTTAGCTGCGAAATTCATGTACGGATTCTGGGATTTTGTATTTGCAGGGAATCTGGGGATGAGTGTATTTATCATCTTTACCGGATTATCACATTTTAGATTTCAAAAAGGAATGGCTATGATGATGCCCGATTATATACCTGCTAAGATGTTTTTTGTATACTTCACAGGAATATTGGAAATAGCTGCAGGAATAGGACTCATGATTCCCGGACTGCGTGCATTGACAGCTGTATTACTTATTATATTTTTAATAGTGGTGTTTATAGCAAATGTGAATTCTTCTAAGAAAATGATCAATATTTTCAAAGCCGATTACACAGGCCCCGGAATGAATTATCTCTACGCCCAAAGACTGCCTATGCAATTGATTCTGATTGGCTGGACCTGGTATTTCGGACTTTATTTAAAATAA
- a CDS encoding TolC family protein → MIKHIMATSLFWSAVVVMFPIHAQQQKKHTLGSLWSEVEENYPGVSVRTSAIAAAKFNQRAVKGNMLPQINAQAQNTYGTYEGSAGAFFPQAGFFNVSGSAVPLDGSSVAANTFGSATIQWEVFSFGKLGKQNEAAGALYHKSVSEKDAYVLNLKKTLSERYIILLYNNAKLQWAEKNAERLNDIRKVTAAMSASGLRPAADSLLASSSYVQAMGEHDKWQGFEKAAYIKLLELYGNDTINYTASANRFENMAENRFGKSKIINVSHPVLDALDKQSEYYMLSGEAQERSSLPSINLLGGYAYRGTGINPNGAVSGAWKDGFNNTTSNFLAGIGITWNLTSLHTNRMKGQQLFKEAESTRFLHAQYEQAMQADLSASQAKIIQQYSQLQKTKLAVQQSQDAYHMYRARYKSGLITLSELLQIRILLEQAENAHIEASRDYWVLLVYEAELTADFDFLFNNL, encoded by the coding sequence ATGATAAAACATATTATGGCGACCTCATTATTCTGGTCGGCCGTTGTTGTTATGTTTCCAATACATGCACAGCAACAAAAGAAACATACTTTAGGCAGTTTGTGGTCTGAAGTTGAAGAAAATTATCCGGGCGTTAGTGTAAGAACTTCAGCAATTGCTGCTGCAAAGTTCAACCAACGAGCCGTCAAAGGCAATATGCTCCCACAGATAAATGCACAGGCACAGAATACATACGGAACTTATGAAGGAAGTGCCGGAGCATTTTTTCCACAGGCAGGATTTTTCAATGTAAGTGGTTCAGCTGTACCACTGGACGGAAGTTCTGTCGCAGCGAATACCTTTGGTTCTGCTACTATTCAATGGGAAGTATTTTCCTTCGGAAAGCTTGGCAAACAGAATGAAGCTGCAGGAGCGTTATATCACAAATCGGTCAGTGAGAAAGATGCATATGTGCTCAACCTGAAAAAAACATTATCTGAACGGTATATCATTCTCCTGTATAATAATGCCAAGCTGCAGTGGGCAGAAAAGAACGCCGAACGCCTCAACGATATACGCAAAGTAACTGCTGCTATGTCCGCTTCCGGCTTGCGACCTGCGGCAGACAGCCTGCTCGCTTCGTCTTCGTATGTACAGGCTATGGGTGAACATGATAAATGGCAGGGCTTTGAAAAGGCCGCTTATATCAAGCTTTTGGAATTGTATGGTAATGATACCATCAATTATACCGCATCGGCCAACAGATTTGAGAACATGGCAGAAAATAGATTCGGCAAAAGCAAGATTATAAATGTCTCGCACCCTGTTTTAGATGCTCTGGATAAACAATCTGAGTATTACATGTTAAGCGGGGAAGCGCAAGAAAGATCTTCTTTGCCTTCCATTAACTTGTTAGGCGGATATGCGTATCGGGGCACGGGTATCAATCCGAACGGAGCGGTATCGGGAGCCTGGAAAGATGGATTTAACAATACCACCAGTAACTTTTTGGCAGGTATCGGTATCACATGGAATCTGACCAGTCTGCATACAAATCGTATGAAAGGTCAGCAGCTTTTTAAAGAAGCGGAAAGCACCAGATTTTTACATGCACAATATGAACAGGCTATGCAGGCAGATTTATCCGCTTCGCAGGCAAAAATCATTCAGCAGTATAGCCAACTTCAGAAAACAAAGCTCGCTGTGCAGCAGTCTCAGGATGCATACCATATGTACCGGGCAAGATATAAAAGTGGATTAATCACCTTGAGCGAACTGTTGCAGATACGCATCTTACTCGAACAGGCGGAGAACGCCCATATTGAGGCTTCCCGTGATTACTGGGTATTGCTGGTTTACGAGGCAGAACTGACTGCTGATTTCGACTTTTTGTTTAATAACCTTTAA
- a CDS encoding TonB-dependent receptor — protein MNKLLRLLFFCLLYLTGSASYAQSLYSVEGIILNENDQPVSGATIKLNPSDLATTTDTEGHFKLSNVKSGNYELQIKSFGYSKYQSVVLVKNQSLDLGQIKLSSKSESIDEVSVYGRYYQQYKLDSISGSLRLKTPILELPQNIQIISADLMADQQVFDIVDGITRNISGATRQGHWDNQYANLRMRGSKIPAFRNGMNIEASWGPTAEDASMIERIEFVKGPAGFMLANGEPGGFYNVVTKKPSGHTKGSASFNMGSFSTYRGALDFDGKLSKDGKLLYRLNVAGQQKDYFTKYNYSNRVVVAPVLTYKIDDATSLTVEYTYQGSTYLTNGNYTFSPKQYADPGIANDFFYGDPSFEPSKIKDHSAYVYFDHKLNENWKLHAQVAYFNFNMIANSTWLNYMKPNGDMPRNLSIADEAGENRFAQFSFTGEEKTGGVRHRLLFGGDFGNKKFWGDFRTLLDSIPFASLNVYDPKYGIPGAVLPAIDRSKSVKLRAGGSNYVSSVSYTSFYAHDEMAFLNDQLRLSLGLRFTNAVTVGKTNAADVKDNVWSPRAGLSYSIDKSMSVYTLYDQSFVPVAGVDWEGNAFKPIRGNNVEAGVKKEWFGGRWISTVSAYSIRRENSLVTDPDPNHVVNGQTFQAQLGETKSKGIELDITGEILKGLNVNANYALTDSKISKASDESTIGNITPNTAKHTANAWLQYRIQNGTLKGFGLMGSVQTMFDRAVGTTKESNFKNYIRTDGGLSYQKGKYNISLLVNNLLDNRKLLTAGSFSKANAATLAKGGVDYYSYIVEARRNMRLGITYKF, from the coding sequence ATGAATAAACTATTACGTTTGTTATTTTTTTGTCTTCTTTATCTGACCGGGTCAGCATCCTATGCGCAAAGCCTGTATTCAGTTGAAGGAATAATTTTAAATGAAAATGATCAGCCTGTTTCAGGAGCCACAATTAAACTGAACCCTTCAGATCTGGCAACAACAACAGATACCGAAGGTCATTTTAAATTGTCCAATGTAAAGTCTGGTAATTATGAATTGCAAATAAAATCCTTTGGATACAGCAAATATCAGTCTGTTGTATTGGTCAAGAATCAATCACTGGACCTGGGACAGATCAAACTGTCTTCAAAATCAGAATCTATTGACGAAGTCTCTGTCTACGGACGTTATTATCAGCAATATAAACTGGACAGCATTTCGGGTTCACTCCGTTTAAAAACACCTATTCTGGAGTTGCCTCAGAATATACAGATCATATCGGCCGATCTTATGGCTGATCAGCAAGTATTTGATATTGTAGATGGTATTACACGTAATATCAGCGGGGCTACACGTCAGGGACACTGGGATAACCAATACGCTAACCTGAGAATGCGCGGATCGAAAATTCCTGCATTCAGGAATGGTATGAATATCGAAGCTTCCTGGGGTCCTACCGCTGAAGATGCCTCTATGATTGAGCGTATAGAATTCGTAAAAGGTCCGGCAGGTTTTATGCTGGCTAATGGCGAGCCGGGAGGATTCTATAATGTCGTAACCAAAAAACCTTCAGGTCACACCAAAGGATCCGCAAGCTTCAATATGGGGAGCTTCAGCACCTACCGCGGAGCTCTGGATTTTGATGGTAAACTTAGTAAGGATGGTAAACTGTTGTATCGTCTTAATGTGGCAGGTCAACAGAAAGATTATTTTACAAAATACAACTACAGCAATCGTGTTGTAGTAGCGCCGGTATTGACGTATAAAATTGACGATGCGACCTCACTGACAGTAGAGTACACTTATCAGGGATCTACCTACCTGACGAATGGTAACTATACCTTTTCTCCAAAACAGTATGCAGATCCGGGCATTGCCAATGATTTCTTCTATGGAGATCCATCTTTTGAACCTAGTAAAATCAAAGACCACAGTGCCTATGTATATTTTGATCACAAGCTTAACGAAAACTGGAAATTACATGCTCAGGTAGCTTATTTTAATTTCAATATGATTGCAAACAGCACCTGGCTGAATTATATGAAACCGAATGGTGATATGCCTCGTAACCTCAGCATCGCTGATGAGGCCGGAGAAAACAGATTTGCACAGTTTTCTTTTACGGGAGAAGAGAAGACAGGAGGAGTAAGACACCGTTTACTGTTCGGAGGAGACTTTGGAAATAAAAAATTCTGGGGTGATTTCAGAACGTTACTGGATTCTATTCCATTTGCATCCCTTAATGTATACGATCCGAAATATGGTATTCCAGGCGCAGTCTTACCAGCTATTGACAGATCTAAAAGTGTAAAATTAAGAGCCGGAGGAAGTAACTATGTATCTTCTGTTTCTTATACTTCATTCTATGCACATGATGAGATGGCTTTCTTAAATGATCAGCTTCGTCTTTCCTTAGGTTTACGATTCACCAATGCGGTGACAGTGGGTAAGACCAATGCTGCTGATGTGAAAGATAATGTATGGAGTCCACGTGCAGGATTAAGCTATTCGATTGATAAATCGATGAGTGTATATACTTTATACGATCAGTCATTTGTGCCTGTGGCTGGAGTAGATTGGGAAGGAAATGCATTCAAACCTATACGAGGTAATAATGTGGAAGCAGGAGTAAAGAAAGAATGGTTTGGAGGTCGTTGGATTTCTACAGTAAGTGCTTATTCGATAAGAAGGGAAAATTCTCTGGTGACAGATCCGGATCCGAATCATGTTGTTAACGGGCAAACTTTCCAGGCACAGCTAGGGGAGACAAAATCAAAGGGAATTGAATTGGATATTACAGGTGAAATCCTAAAAGGATTAAATGTCAATGCCAACTATGCATTGACCGATTCTAAAATATCTAAAGCGAGTGACGAATCGACAATTGGAAATATAACACCTAATACAGCAAAACATACAGCCAACGCATGGCTGCAATATCGCATTCAAAACGGAACACTGAAAGGATTTGGTCTGATGGGAAGTGTTCAGACGATGTTTGACAGAGCAGTCGGTACGACAAAGGAATCCAATTTCAAAAACTATATACGTACAGATGGTGGTTTGAGTTATCAAAAAGGGAAATACAACATTTCATTATTGGTAAATAACCTGTTGGATAACAGAAAACTACTGACTGCAGGATCTTTTTCAAAAGCAAATGCAGCTACCCTTGCTAAGGGAGGAGTTGATTATTACAGCTATATCGTAGAAGCAAGACGTAATATGCGTCTTGGTATTACTTATAAATTCTAG